The Aspergillus nidulans FGSC A4 chromosome VIII genome contains the following window.
AGCTCATTCTATAATTGCTTTATTGGACACGGTCCCTCCCCTTAATGCCTCATCAGGGAGGAGCGATGGTTCCTAGGTCACGAGTCTAGTGAATTGCCAGCAGTGAGTCATGTTCCTGCCTTATTGATAAGCAGTTGTTCTTCAAATTGAAAGCATGACTCTGACAGTTTTTTGCAAGGATCTTATCAGCCATTTAGTCACTGTAGCTGATGAAGGCTTAGGCTAAGTTTCCTTCGCGCTCTGTTGATAGATTATGCTTTCCAGTTTACCGCCAGCGCAATGTTATTTTTGATGAGTTGCGGAGTCAGCGCATCAATATATTGGGTCGCTTATAATGATCACAAATCATTGTATTTCTATAAATCATTGTACTGCTATGTCCCTCGTCAGTAAGCTTGAAGCTCTATGTAGCCGGGAATCAATGCGGACCATATTTGCTAGAGCAGTTGCAAATATCTATTAGCGGCGCGGCCGACCATCCAAGAGTTTCAAGACATGCCATTGTCCATTATGGTTTATAATGAATGCCTGGGCTGGAGTCCAAATGCATAAGACTGTTTTCTTCTAAGAAATTTCACTGATAAACTAACAGGGCCAAATACTGAATTTGAGGTGAAGTGATCTGATGAGAGCCTCAGGCACCATTACCAGAGCGGCAGCTCCCCACTTGAAAACAAAAAAGTTCTGCCGCTGTTTACAGGCGGTGAGCAAATCCGTGGTTATCACGCCCCGCGTAtcgattttttttttatctcTTGCTACCTCCCTGGTATTCGCCAGGCAGGCCGCCATTGAGTCTTCCATTCGCCAAGATGAAGTATGTTCTGGTTTCCGGTGGCGTTATATCCGGTGTCGGAAAGGGTATTATCGCAAGCAGTACcgggctgctgctgaaaaCTGCTGGTTTGTCCGTCTCGAGCATCAAGATTGATCCCTACTTGAATCCCGATGCTGGGCTTATGAACGTACGTACCCATCTCGCGTGTGACTTGAGGCGCTGCTGATCATGAATGATTGTTCTTTAGCCCTTGGAGTACGTCCCCGTCATCCCATACCGACTGCGTAACTGACGATCAAAGGCACGGAGAATGCTTCGTCTTGGACGATGGAGGTGAAGCCGACTTGGACTTGGGGAACTACGAGCGGTACCTTGGTGTCACACTCGGGCGGGACAACAATATCACTACCGGCAAGATTTACCAACATGTgattgagaaggagcgcCGGGGTGACTACTTGGGAAAGACGGGTACGTGGTTCGGCGTGTTTGTGGCTGACGGAGCTGACCCGGCTAGTGCAAATCGTGCCGCATCTTACAAATGAGATTCAAAATGTCAGTTTCCGTTCATCGGTATATCGGGCGAGGTTAACAATGGCAGTGGGTTGAACGAGTTGCTCGGGTTCCTATTGATGAGTCAGGACGAGAGCCCGACGTCTGCATCAGTATGTATTTCCCACAATTTGCGAGTATCGCTTGCTGACGAATATAGTCGAGGTAAGCTACGACGAAGCCATGACTAAGCGTTGACTAACTAAGGCCTTCTTGCGTGCAGTTGGGAGGAACTGGTAAGTGATCTGAGACCAATCATGAGGGACGCCACTAATATCGCACAGTCGGAGATATCGAGAGCGCACCCTTCGTTGAGGCAATGAGCCAACTTCAACGCCGCGTTGGAAAGGCCAACTTCCTTCAGATCCACGTCAGCTACGTGCCTTTAATTGGCTcagagcagaagacgaagccgaCACAACGAGCGATTAGCGATGTGCGAAGTGGTGGTCTCAGGCCAGACCTGATCGCCTGCCGTTGCGAGACTCCCCTTGAGGAGATGACCATCCGCAAGATCGCCGGTACCTGTCAGGTGGAGCGTGATCAAGTTGTCGGTGTCCACAACGTGCCCTCTACTTACCAGGTGCCTATCCTTCTGGAAAACCAAGggttcctcaacaccatcaaGGATCTTCTTGAAATTCGGAACTTGCACATTGAGCCCAAGTACGTGGAGCTCGGCAAGTCCATGTGGCACAAATGGCACGGTTTGGCCATGAGCCAAGACCATGTCTTTGACACGGTCTCGATCGTGCTTGTTGGCAAGTACACAAGTCTGCATGACTCATATCTGAGTGTAACAAAAGCGTTGGAACACGCCTCTATGCACTGCCAGAAGAAACTTAACCTCATCTGGGTGGAGTCGTCtcatctggaagaggaccaCCAGTCTATAAATCCTGCCGAGTATTACAAAGCTTGGCACGCCGTTTCCACCGCGGACGGCATTCTTGTTCCGGTAAGTCACACATGGTTGATCAGCATCGATGATAACTAACATTAATTAGGGTGGTTTTGGCCAGCGCGGTACTGAAGGCATGGTCAAGTGTGCCGAATGGGCGCGTACAAAGAACGTCCCTTTCCTCGGAATCTGCTTGGGTCTGCAGGTCGCCGTCATTGAGTACGCCCGCAACGTCTGCGGTATGACCAAGGCCGACAGTGCCGAGTTCAACGAGGAATGTGAGCAGCCGGCCATCGTCTACATGCCGGAAATTGACAAGACCAAGATGGGTGGCACGATGCGTCTTGGAAAGCGCCCTACCATCTTCCAGGAGGGCACCGAGTGGTCAAAATTCCGCAAGCTCTACGGCAACAAGAAGGAGATCTGGGAGCGCCACCGCCACCGCTACGAGGTCAACCCCGATCTCGTGGAGAAACTCGAGGCGGCTGGCCTGTCGTTTATTGGCAAGGACGAGACCGGCAAGCGGATGGAGGTCATTGAGCTTAAGGACCACCGGTGGTATGTTGGTGTCCAGTTCCACCCGGAGTACCTGAGCCGCGTCATCACGCCCAGCAAGAGTTTCCTGGGTTTCTTCGCGGCGGCTGCTGGTTGTCTTGACGAGATCACCGAGACTTTCCAGGGAGCACATGACCTTAGCCATCTACAGGTGCGGCCCAAGATTGAATCAATTTAGCGATTTCGTTCTGCGCTTTATCACTAGATTGTCTGTTTGGAGTAATTCGGCTAAGTCTACGCAACATAGATAGAAATGAATATATGAATCTCTTATATGATGTGCTGGTCATAAGGGCAGTTACTTTGGGCGAGATTTCTTGCATCGTGTAGCTACGATGCAACTCGTGACGAGCGTTGTTACTCTACGCAGGTGACAGAGTTAGGTGGCCAGTTTCTAGCTAGAACGAATGCGCATATATCTACAACATTCAACACAAAGAACATTAGACTCCAATAAACCGTTCTGTCTGAATCAGAAGCGCGCTTACAGCATCACAGTGGTACCCAGCTCAAAAGCTCATATCATATAACAAAATCCTTCCCGTCACCCTCCACCCTCACCCTCCACCCTCTTTACCCTCCTACCATCCCGATAATGTATAGCTTACAGCCCGTTGTTCTCGCAACCTCCCTTCCGTCCCATTCTCGCCAAACTGGACCGCTGACAGATACGTACTAACAGCGCCTGTCCCTCACAAGATATCAGTAGCCTACGTGTTTCAAGGGCTATCCGGCGTTTTCACACTTGGCTAGGCATACTTACGGAATGCCTTGTCAAATTTATCAGCAACACGATGGGCAAAGCAAAAGAAGTGCACTGCGATTGCGACAGCATTGGTGCAACGTTCACCAATACAGTTGATTTATCCCATTCTTGAGGCTAGCCTTGTACTTCGCGGGTTTATAGGAGTAATTTGACTTAGGGCTAGGTTGGTTTCCTTACCAATTCTGGGCTGCAAGTGAAGTTTCTATGTACGATTGCTGGCTTAGGACCGGATACAGATTATGCAGTCAGAAAATCTGTAGTTACAGTTGAATCAACAATCTCGAACAAGTCATATACAATATTGGTCAGGGACAGGCCTTTGGGCTCGGCGGAAATTGCTTATACCAAGTGGAAGGACAAACAGTGCCCCCGACAACTATTCTGTCTTGGTCCAGATACAGGTTTTCCCGCAAGACATAATGGAGGCAAATGCAGAAAGGAGAAACGGTAATCGCGTGTAAGGTCGGGCCTCTGCGTTTTGTACTTTGATGGTCAaaatgatgatgaattgTTGACTTGCGCCACAACAGAACTGCTGCGGGAGGTACTTGAGCCAGTAGGGAACCCAATTTAGTAGGTTGGCGCTCAATCTAGTAATGACAAGACGTTCACCTAGACAAGCAAGACGGCGCCGGCGAGAGTCTCAGTGACATGGGCaagctcatcctccgacCATGCTTATCTCGCTGAGGAGAAAGTCGTCGTAAAGGCCACGAGTCAGGAACCCCTGCCCAGCCGTGGCGGACGAAACAAGCCATATAAGCCTTGTCAGCACTACTTCAGGCGTAAAAGGTCCCGGAAATCCCATCGGCAAttccagctcagcaagcCTCGGAATAACCCCGTTCTGCCCAGCCAGCCAAGCACAGTTTGCAGAAATGCTTGATCAAACTAAGAGTCGGCACTGCCAGACTGCCCTTTACCGGGGGTGCCGGCATTGCCAGCGGTGCTCATCTACCGGGCAACGTCACGATCTCCACTGCCAGCGCTGTCAGCGCCCGGATAGGAGGATTGTCACACGCTAACCCCGGGACTTTTATGCACTA
Protein-coding sequences here:
- a CDS encoding putative CTP synthase (transcript_id=CADANIAT00002200), whose product is MKYVLVSGGVISGVGKGIIASSTGLLLKTAGLSVSSIKIDPYLNPDAGLMNPLEHGECFVLDDGGEADLDLGNYERYLGVTLGRDNNITTGKIYQHVIEKERRGDYLGKTVQIVPHLTNEIQNWVERVARVPIDESGREPDVCIIELGGTVGDIESAPFVEAMSQLQRRVGKANFLQIHVSYVPLIGSEQKTKPTQRAISDVRSGGLRPDLIACRCETPLEEMTIRKIAGTCQVERDQVVGVHNVPSTYQVPILLENQGFLNTIKDLLEIRNLHIEPKYVELGKSMWHKWHGLAMSQDHVFDTVSIVLVGKYTSLHDSYLSVTKALEHASMHCQKKLNLIWVESSHLEEDHQSINPAEYYKAWHAVSTADGILVPGGFGQRGTEGMVKCAEWARTKNVPFLGICLGLQVAVIEYARNVCGMTKADSAEFNEECEQPAIVYMPEIDKTKMGGTMRLGKRPTIFQEGTEWSKFRKLYGNKKEIWERHRHRYEVNPDLVEKLEAAGLSFIGKDETGKRMEVIELKDHRWYVGVQFHPEYLSRVITPSKSFLGFFAAAAGCLDEITETFQGAHDLSHLQVRPKIESI